One part of the Synergistaceae bacterium genome encodes these proteins:
- a CDS encoding CPBP family intramembrane metalloprotease, which produces MILANLIGLAVAAFMLYFPYEWCKYRREDEKIYGLKWFMTKESKRDVIIALCVTLIPLTIISMHWPLKWGGPGPHRVRFWSALNNLGGGLAAAFIEETFYRGWLQTLLTRKFKAFAAIIITSLIFALSHLIVLAGWLRFATFFPGIIMGILRHRGGSVMPAIIYHAVCNIWAVWWAPIP; this is translated from the coding sequence ATGATACTCGCGAATTTAATCGGGCTTGCTGTTGCTGCGTTCATGCTTTATTTTCCGTATGAATGGTGCAAGTACAGGCGTGAAGACGAAAAAATTTACGGCCTTAAATGGTTTATGACAAAAGAGTCAAAACGTGATGTAATAATTGCTTTGTGCGTGACTCTTATTCCGTTGACAATAATTTCTATGCACTGGCCGTTAAAGTGGGGAGGTCCGGGCCCTCATCGAGTCAGATTCTGGAGCGCATTAAATAATTTAGGAGGAGGACTCGCGGCGGCATTCATTGAGGAAACTTTTTATCGCGGCTGGCTTCAAACTCTTTTGACGCGTAAATTTAAGGCGTTTGCAGCAATTATTATAACGTCGCTTATATTTGCGTTGAGTCATTTAATAGTGCTTGCCGGTTGGCTGAGATTTGCGACATTTTTTCCGGGGATAATTATGGGAATACTTAGACATAGAGGAGGTTCAGTAATGCCCGCTATAATTTATCATGCTGTCTGTAATATCTGGGCGGTTTGGTGGGCTCCGATACCATGA